GCTTATCTCTTAGGTGTCGACCTTAGCGAGGTGCGCAAGCTGCGGGCCAACTTGGGCGTGGCGAGTACCTACCAGTCGGTCGACACCTGCGCAGGGGAGTTTGAGGCCCACACACCGTACTTCTACTCCTCGAGTGAGGCGGCCACGGAGGTGGTTGGACTCGACGCCCCGACGGTCATCATTCTTGGTTCGGGTCCGAACCGGATCGGGCAGGGCATCGAGTTCGATTACTGCTGTGTGCACGCGAGTTTCGCCCTGCGCGAGCTTGGTTATCGCACGGTCATGGTGAACTCTAACCCAGAGACGGTCTCGACCGATTACGACACCTCCTCACGGCTTTACATGGAGCCGCTGGCGCTCGAACATGTGCTTGACGTGATCGAGGCCGAGCGCAGCCGCTCCAATCTTGTCGGGGTATTCGTGGCCTTTGGTGGACAGACCCCGCTAAAACTGGCCCGCCATCTCGATGAATCCCTGATCCTTGGCACCTCGGGGGCGGCGATCGATCGTGCAGAGGACCGCAATCTGTGGTCTGAGCTTTGCGAATCCCTTGGTATTCTGCAGCCCCCAGGCACTACGGTCACAAGCCTCGAGGAGGCAAAGCGCGCGGCACGAGAGGTCGGGTACCCCGTGCTGATCCGGCCCTCCTACGTGCTGGGTGGCCGTGCCATGGAGATCGTGGCCAACGAGGAGGATCTTACCCATAGCTTCTTGCGCCTCGCCTCACTGAGCGACGAGGGGCAGATGTCGCAGTCGCGCCCGGTGTTGATCGACCGATTCCTCGAAGGTGCCATCGAGGTCGATGTGGATGCCGTTCGGGATGCGACCGGTGAGGTGCTCATCGGAGGGGTTATGGAACACGTCGAGGAGGCCGGAGTGCACTCTGGCGATTCGGCATGCGTGTTACCCCCAGTCACCCTCTCACCTAAGGTGATTGCTAACATCGAGGCCATCATCACGGCGGTCGCCAACGAGCTCGGTGTGGTGGGGCTCATCAACATGCAGTTTGGGGTACAAGACGAGACGGTGTACGTGATCGAGGCAAACCCGAGGGCATCACGGACAGTACCGTTTGTGGCTAAAGCGACCGGCATCCCACTCGCTAAGATCGCGGCACGGGTGATGGTCGGTGAGACCCTTGGGGACCTGCGCGCAGCCGGTATCGTCACGATTCGGCGTGGCTCACACTATTCGGTCAAGGAAGCTGTCTTGCCATTTCATCGGTTTCCGGCCGCTGACTCGTTGCTGGGGCCTGAGATGCGCTCTACCGGTGAGGTGATGGGCATCGACGCCTCCTTTGAACTGGCCTTTGCCAAGTCACAACTCGCTGCCGGCACGGTGTTGCCCGATGGCGGTATGATCTTTCTTTCGCTGGCCAATCGCGACAAGGCAACCGGGCTCGTCCTGGCCCGTGAACTGGTGAGCCTTGGGTTCACCCTGGCAGCGACCTATGGCACCGCGGGTTTCCTGCGAAGCAATGGCGTTGCGATCGAGCTCCTGGTAGACAAGGTCCATGAGGAGCGAGTGACCGACGTGGGCACGGCGCGAGACGGACTTGTCGATGCGGTATGGCTCTTGAACTCACGCCAGGTGTCATTGGTGATCAACACACCTGAGGGCTCAGGCCCCCGCGTCGATGGCCGTCGAATCCGAGCTGCAGCACAACGGTTACGGGTTCCCTGCATCACGACGATGGCCGCAGCGCTGGCGGTGGCTGGTGGGATCGGCGCTTTGCGCAACACTGGCTATCAGGTGACGCCCATTCAGGATTACCATCGGTGAGCCGAGGCGTGGATCTGTCGGTCAGGCTTGGCCAGCTCCGGCTCCAAAATCCGGTGATGACGGCGTCCGGTACCGCTGGCTACGGTGTCGAGTTTGCCAACGTCATCGACCTTACGCTTCTTGGGGCCCACATGACCAAATCGCTCGCCGTCTTCGCCCATGCTGGGAACCCTGCGCCGCGACTGGCGCCGCTCGTTGGGGGGATGTTGAACTCGGTTGGTTTGCCTGGCCCGGGTATTGAGGCTTGGCTTGGCACCCACTATCGGCCGCTGCTGCAATCTGGTGCCGTCTTCGGTGTCAGTATCTGGGGTCGAACCATCGATGACTACATCGAGGCGGCCACCCTACTGGCTCACGGGGCACCCGAGGTGGCACTGATCGAGCTCAACGTCTCGTGCCCAAATACTGAGGCTGGTGATCGGCTGTTTGCTCATGATCCGGTGAGCACGGCTGCGATCGTTGCGGGCTGTCGAGCGGTCATGGATCGACCACTGTATGTGAAACTCTCCCCGAACACTGATCGGTATTTGGAGGTCGCCGGTGCGGCCATCGAGGCCGGAGCCGATGGACTCGTTGCCATCAACACCGTCTTTGGTCAGTGGTTTGATGAGCGTGGCCCAGCACTTGGGACACCACGAGGTGGTGGACTTTCAGGTCCTCAGATTCATGGTATTGCCCTGCGAATCGTCGGCGAATTGCGCCAGAAGTTTGGGGCCATTCCGATCGTGGGTGTTGGTGGTATTGCGAGCGCCGGTGGAGTCCTTCGCATGCTGAGAGCCGGCGCCAATGCCATCCAGGTCGGTACCGCCAACTTTGTCGATCCACGACGATCACAACTCATCATCGACCAGCTCAGAGCCCGGGTCCAGATCTCAGGGATGGCGTCATTGGGTGAACTCGTTGACTCGGGCTTTGCGGGATGAGTTTGTGATCGGCCGAGGCCCAGGAGAAGTTATCCATGAATCATAGTAAAGGAGAGTGGGCGATGAGGGAACGATTGATTCTGGCACTCGATCGTGACGATACGGTCGCCGCCATGCGTTTGGCAACTGGCTTGCGCGAGTATTTTGGCATCGTCAAGGTGGGGCTTGAGCTGTTCTCGGCAGCTGGTCCTTCCGTCGTATTTGGGTTGCGTGAGGCAGGATTTCGGGTATTTATCGACGTCAAGCTTCATGATATACCGACGACAGTTGGTCGAGCGTCTCGCGTACTAGGATCGCTTGGCCCGGCGTTTGTTACCATGCACGCAGTTGGGGGTGTCGAGATGGTCCTCCGCGGCGTTGAGGGGTTGATGGAGGGGGCCTCTTTGGCAGGGGAGGAGATGCCCGTGGCCTTAGCGGTCACCGTGTTGACCTCGGAGGCCAGCGCCGACCCCGAACTCCTAGGGACCCGGATCTCCATTGCGCTCGCTGGGGGTGCGCAAGGCTATGTTGCGAGTGCTCACGATCTCGCGACGACGCGGACGCTTGCCCCGGCAATGATCTCGGTGGTGCCAGGGATTCGGACAGCCGATGGGTCAGTAGATGATCAGCGTCGGGTGGCGACGGCCAGTGAGGCGCTCGCTGGCGGCGCCGACTATCTGGTCATTGGGAGGATGGTGACCGAGGCGGCTGATCCGGTTGCGGCAGCGATGACCCTGGTGACAGGGCTCGCTGGCTAAGAATCTGGTGGGTTTTTACTGTTTTCTTGTCAAAACGGTCCTGTTGGCCTTCGGTATCTGCTAATTTGCGCTTATGCCATTGCCACCACAATTGACGCCAGAACAGAGGGCCGCTGCACTTGCTAAGGGTGCAGAGGCAAGGAGGGCCCGTGCCGAGGTGAAGGAGCGCCTCAAGACTGGTAGTATGCCGCTTTCTGAGCTACTTGCGCAAGCTGAGAAGGATGAGATCATCGGGAGGATGAAGGTCCTTTCGGTTATCGAGTCGCTCCCGGGAATTGGGAAGATCAAGGCCCGCCGGATTATGGAGGATATCGGTATCGCCGAGACTCGCCGTGTTCAGGGCCTAGGCGCGGTACAACGCAAGCGCTTGCTCGAAGAGACCGAGCGCCACTGATCGTCGTCCTCTGCGGCCCCGGCGGGGTTGGCAAAGGGACGATCGCCACTGAGGTAGTCCGCCGGATTCCTTCATTGGCGCTTTCCATATCTTGGACGACGCGCAAAATCCGCCCCGGTGAGTCGGAGGATGCCTATGTTTTCGTGAGTCGTAAGCGGTTTCTCGCGGCCGTCGACGTTGGCTTTTTTCTTGAGTGGGAGGAGTTTGGCCACAATCTCTACGGCACACCGCGTCCCAATGCGGGAGCGGGCCCCAATGGGGGGCATAGTGCGGTGCTGTTGGAGATCGACGCCAAGGGAGCGCGAACGGTTAGGAGATTGGAGCCCTCGTCGCTGATTATCGGGCTGGAGCCCCCTTCACTTGCTGCGCTACGCGACCGCATGGGTGGTCGTGGCGATTCCCCTGAACATATCGAACGCCGGGTGAAGATCGCGGACGAGGAGATGGCGCTTGCGAGAAGCATCGCCGATCACGTCGTGGTCAACGATGATCTTGGGAGCGCCGTCGACGAGGTCGTTCACCTGATCGAGGCCTGGCTGCAGGAAAGATCCACAAGATAGGCGACGGTGTTCTTTCGTTCAACCCGTCAAACCCATGCTGGCGAGTGGTTGACGAGAATCCGGCTCGATTACTCACCTCTGATGGGCTCCCTGCAACGCTGGTGTTGATGGCTCTTGACGAGGGTGCGTTGTCGCTAGTGCAACGCTGCTCGATGTGGGTAACAACGCTTCGGATTGGGCCACCTTGTGCCCGGCGTCGTTGCCGATACTTGAGTCAAGGGGCCCCAGAAGCGGCTCGCGTCGATGGGTGCTGCTTGCCATGAACGTGTTAGCTCGTCGATTCATAGTCGTTCGATTCATGCTCGCTCGATTTTTCAGGGCTGATTCGGCGTTGAGTGGACTGAGAATACGGTGGCTCCCTGGATGATGGGTCGTTCGACACGGGGGCAGTCGTTGTGATGTGACCGGATTTTTGCCCATCAGTGGGTGCAACTAGCACAATTGGGCAACCAGGTTGTTTAAGCTGTTGAGCACGTAAGCCGTGAGGAGTGGGAAATGGAACGAACGAGGTCGATGTTGATGCCGCCAATCGAGGTGCTCCTTGAGGATACGGGATCGAAGTTCACCCTCGTGTCGCTGGCCGCAAAGCGCGCACGCCAGATCAACGAGTACCGTAGTCGTCTTGGCGATGGCTTGGGTACGCTGATTCCTCCTCAGCTGGAGTCCGATGCGGCCAAGTCTTTGTCGTTGGCCTTCGATGAGATCGCTGCTGGCAAGATCGTTCCGGAGTTTCATGAGGAGCTTGCCGAAGTGGTCACCGACGACGAGCCGGAGTAGGGCTTTGGGTCGTGGCTGAGCACGTCGTCGTTGTCGTCACCGGCGGAGTAGCGGCCTTTAAATCTCTCGAGGTTGTCAGAGAACTACTTGAGCGGGGCTACGAGGTTGCCACTGTCATGACTGAGGCAGCCGAAAACTTTCTTGGCCCACAGTCGCTGGCCTCCGTTGGGCACACGAATCCCTCGCGTGGCCTGTTTGGCACCTCCCCTTCACCACATACTGAATTGGCCGAGTGGGCCGATCTGTTCGTTGTCGTTCCCGCCACCGCTGACTTTTTGGCCAAGATGGCTCATGGTCAGGCTGACGACCTCGCTACCACCTCGCTGTTGGCCTTTGACGGACCGGTGATCGTCGCGCCTGCAATGCATTCGGCCATGTGGGAGGCGCCGGCGACGCAACGCAACGTGACCACGCTCATCGGTGACGGTGTACATGTCATGGGCCCGACGAACGGGCGACTCGCTGGCGGTGATGTTGGTGTTGGACGGCTGGTAGATCCTCTTTGGATCGTCGAGGCGGTGAGGTATTGGCTCAGTGAGACCCCACGATCACTTGTCGGCCTGTCGATTACCGTCTCGGCTGGTGGAACGCGCGAGCCAATCGATGCCGTGCGCTACATTGGCAACCGTTCCAGTGGTCGCCAGGGATTCGCTCTCGCCCAGGTGGCTGCCATTGCAGGAGCAACGGTGCGCTGTGTTGCCACGGTAGACCCGCCGTTTCCCCCTGACCTGATCGAGATCGTCCGTGTCGAGACCGCCGTTGAGATGCTCGAGGCCATGCTCGAGGCCCAGCACGATGCCGATGTGTTGATTATGAGCGCAGCGGTCGCGGACTTTCGCGTGCGAGAACCTTTTGCCGGCAAGGTCAAACGTGCCGGCAAGGAGCGCCTTGAGCTTTCGTTGGTTGCCAACCCGGATGTGTTGGTCGAACTGGTACGCCATCGTAGCGAGGACCAAATCATCGTCGGGTTCGCGGCTGAAGTAGAGAACCTTGAGGCCAGCGTTGCGTCGAAATTGGCGAGCAAGGGGGTGGATCTGATGGTTGGTAACAACGTCGCAGCTCCCGGCACCGCGTTTGGTTCACCAGATAACGCGGTGTATCTACTGGATCGCACGGGTCGTGCATCCTGGGTCCCGCTCGCCGCCAAGGCTGAGGTCGCCAGTGCCATCTTGGCAGCGATCGCCGTCTTGGCCAAGGTCTAGACTGAGCCCAAGAAGAACGAGCCTTGTGGCCTTACCTGTTGGGAGATGCATGCGTCCTTACCTCTTTACCTCTGAATCGGTGACCGAGGGACACCCCGATAAGATGGCTGACCAGATCTCTGACTCCATCTTGGATGAGATCCTGGCCCAGGACCCCGAGTCACGGGTGGCCTGTGAGACGCTGTTGACCACGGGGCTCGTGGTGGTCGCAGGTGAGATTACCACCGAAGGCTATGTCGATATCCCAAAGATCGTCCGTCGGACGATCTGTGACATTGGATACGACAATGAAACCTATGGCTTTGACGGCAACACCTGCGGCGTCATCGTCTCTCTCGATGAGCAGTCGCGCGATATTGCCAACGGGGTTTTGACGGCGTTCGAACGACGGGCTGGCCAAGGTGACCCACTCTCGGCACTGGGTGCCGGCGATCAAGGGATGATGTTTGGCTTTGCCTGTGACGAGACGGCTGACCTCATACCGTTGCCGATCTGGATCGCACATCGTCTGGCGCAGCGTTTGACCGAGGTGCGCCGGGCTGGGCTCCTCCCATACCTTCGACCTGACGGCAAGACCCAAGTCACCGTTGAGTACGAGGGCTATC
This Ferrimicrobium sp. DNA region includes the following protein-coding sequences:
- the carB gene encoding carbamoyl-phosphate synthase large subunit, which encodes MPRSDTLSSVLVIGSGPIVIGQASEFDYSGVQACRVLRAEGLRVILANSNPATIMTDPEFADATYIEPLTLEVMTKIIERERPDALLPTLGGQTALNLAMELDASGVLARYGVQMIGAKPEAIQIAESREAFKELLITMGYGGATIKGGIARSIEDATKIVRTLGFPVMLRPSFILGGAGTGIAHSQDEFLAMMEEGLRASPVNEVLVEESIAGWKEFELEVMRDRNDNCVVVCSIENLDPMGVHTGDSITVAPIQTLTDLQYQEMRSLSFAVLRGVGVETGGSNVQFAVDPATGRMVVVEMNPRVSRSSALASKATGFPIAKIATKLALGYTLDEINNDITEVTPASFEPALDYVVVKVPRWVFEKFEGVPEVLSTSMQSVGEAMAIGRSFAEALQKALRSIERSRDGLNADESEREVRALSDEELLAQLTVASPNRIFLVGEALYRGIGIDVVHATTRIDPWFLAEIEELLSVRHLLEGMAGDLSRLGRDELMRARRAGFGDAQLAYLLGVDLSEVRKLRANLGVASTYQSVDTCAGEFEAHTPYFYSSSEAATEVVGLDAPTVIILGSGPNRIGQGIEFDYCCVHASFALRELGYRTVMVNSNPETVSTDYDTSSRLYMEPLALEHVLDVIEAERSRSNLVGVFVAFGGQTPLKLARHLDESLILGTSGAAIDRAEDRNLWSELCESLGILQPPGTTVTSLEEAKRAAREVGYPVLIRPSYVLGGRAMEIVANEEDLTHSFLRLASLSDEGQMSQSRPVLIDRFLEGAIEVDVDAVRDATGEVLIGGVMEHVEEAGVHSGDSACVLPPVTLSPKVIANIEAIITAVANELGVVGLINMQFGVQDETVYVIEANPRASRTVPFVAKATGIPLAKIAARVMVGETLGDLRAAGIVTIRRGSHYSVKEAVLPFHRFPAADSLLGPEMRSTGEVMGIDASFELAFAKSQLAAGTVLPDGGMIFLSLANRDKATGLVLARELVSLGFTLAATYGTAGFLRSNGVAIELLVDKVHEERVTDVGTARDGLVDAVWLLNSRQVSLVINTPEGSGPRVDGRRIRAAAQRLRVPCITTMAAALAVAGGIGALRNTGYQVTPIQDYHR
- a CDS encoding dihydroorotate dehydrogenase, whose product is MSRGVDLSVRLGQLRLQNPVMTASGTAGYGVEFANVIDLTLLGAHMTKSLAVFAHAGNPAPRLAPLVGGMLNSVGLPGPGIEAWLGTHYRPLLQSGAVFGVSIWGRTIDDYIEAATLLAHGAPEVALIELNVSCPNTEAGDRLFAHDPVSTAAIVAGCRAVMDRPLYVKLSPNTDRYLEVAGAAIEAGADGLVAINTVFGQWFDERGPALGTPRGGGLSGPQIHGIALRIVGELRQKFGAIPIVGVGGIASAGGVLRMLRAGANAIQVGTANFVDPRRSQLIIDQLRARVQISGMASLGELVDSGFAG
- the pyrF gene encoding orotidine-5'-phosphate decarboxylase, encoding MRERLILALDRDDTVAAMRLATGLREYFGIVKVGLELFSAAGPSVVFGLREAGFRVFIDVKLHDIPTTVGRASRVLGSLGPAFVTMHAVGGVEMVLRGVEGLMEGASLAGEEMPVALAVTVLTSEASADPELLGTRISIALAGGAQGYVASAHDLATTRTLAPAMISVVPGIRTADGSVDDQRRVATASEALAGGADYLVIGRMVTEAADPVAAAMTLVTGLAG
- a CDS encoding integration host factor, translated to MPLPPQLTPEQRAAALAKGAEARRARAEVKERLKTGSMPLSELLAQAEKDEIIGRMKVLSVIESLPGIGKIKARRIMEDIGIAETRRVQGLGAVQRKRLLEETERH
- a CDS encoding guanylate kinase, translated to MATEVVRRIPSLALSISWTTRKIRPGESEDAYVFVSRKRFLAAVDVGFFLEWEEFGHNLYGTPRPNAGAGPNGGHSAVLLEIDAKGARTVRRLEPSSLIIGLEPPSLAALRDRMGGRGDSPEHIERRVKIADEEMALARSIADHVVVNDDLGSAVDEVVHLIEAWLQERSTR
- the rpoZ gene encoding DNA-directed RNA polymerase subunit omega; this translates as MERTRSMLMPPIEVLLEDTGSKFTLVSLAAKRARQINEYRSRLGDGLGTLIPPQLESDAAKSLSLAFDEIAAGKIVPEFHEELAEVVTDDEPE
- the coaBC gene encoding bifunctional phosphopantothenoylcysteine decarboxylase/phosphopantothenate--cysteine ligase CoaBC, with protein sequence MAEHVVVVVTGGVAAFKSLEVVRELLERGYEVATVMTEAAENFLGPQSLASVGHTNPSRGLFGTSPSPHTELAEWADLFVVVPATADFLAKMAHGQADDLATTSLLAFDGPVIVAPAMHSAMWEAPATQRNVTTLIGDGVHVMGPTNGRLAGGDVGVGRLVDPLWIVEAVRYWLSETPRSLVGLSITVSAGGTREPIDAVRYIGNRSSGRQGFALAQVAAIAGATVRCVATVDPPFPPDLIEIVRVETAVEMLEAMLEAQHDADVLIMSAAVADFRVREPFAGKVKRAGKERLELSLVANPDVLVELVRHRSEDQIIVGFAAEVENLEASVASKLASKGVDLMVGNNVAAPGTAFGSPDNAVYLLDRTGRASWVPLAAKAEVASAILAAIAVLAKV